One Mucilaginibacter ginkgonis genomic region harbors:
- a CDS encoding helix-turn-helix domain-containing protein has product MKSNEINSTSGDGSIEDQLKSIGNRIKSLRIRSGNLSYEKFAHENNIGRMLLRRCETGKNVNMSSFLKIVTALDVTVEEFFQFPLDHKNHSGHH; this is encoded by the coding sequence ATGAAATCAAATGAAATAAATTCAACCAGCGGCGATGGTTCCATTGAAGACCAACTTAAATCTATCGGGAATCGCATTAAATCTCTGAGAATACGAAGTGGAAATTTAAGCTACGAAAAATTCGCGCACGAAAATAACATTGGCAGGATGCTATTGCGAAGATGTGAAACCGGAAAAAACGTAAATATGAGTAGCTTTTTAAAAATAGTTACTGCTTTAGATGTAACTGTAGAAGAGTTTTTTCAATTTCCCTTAGATCATAAAAATCATTCAGGTCACCACTAA
- a CDS encoding PAS domain-containing protein, protein MVDALPIGAAIFLGSELTIGAVNYQMLKIWSKDISVIDKTLHDAIPEIRDQGFNKLLVDVLNTGEEYHEPNGKAFIFENGNQVLKYFDFSFKALKDANGKIYGVVNTAVETSEKVYYQEKLEQANEEFLSLNEELSASNEELKSAYDEVDAAYRKLSITETKARMLLEGAPTAIGLIDADNFKIDSANEKLLQLWQINDAAIGKSLDAVLDQEVSSGLISIIHRVKLERKSIYGQDIEVAQRGDISFSRYFNFVYQPVLDELGNVISVQIVANDVTAQRNSKLEVDNALIQLNLAKKAAHIGVFDLDVASDTLYWDENCRKIFGVKASKEVRYTEDFLKGIDPEDRELFITSIRNAYNDNRYEGSFDVEHRVIDAMSGNICWVRTVGQVYFDEENVPQRFIGTIVDISESYKARKKLQENEEKLQNFNEELTVMNEELNSLNEEYQVTNEELISTNEELLALQEERDRLHQELSIKEERLRFAMKAADVGTWDLDVANNLVTWDDRCKELYGFSKNDVVPYDEVLRYMHPSDMPFVNEAVKRALDPSSKGSYDIKFRTVGAEDGRVRWLHCCGKAFFKEDGTPYRFSGIAQDITETQALLREVESTKNNLKFAIEAANFGTWHLNTNTNKLDVNDRLRELFALPDDGEVTRADCVAMITEDHRERVSKAIQATIQSGGNYDVSHTVRRKNSDDVRWLRAVGNVKADEEGKLTAFTGVVLDITEQKLDEQRRSDFIGIVSHELRSPLTSLNGYLQILTMKANKAGDQSTLDLTGKSRRQVDRMSALISGFLDVARIGEGKIKLNLKSFDMAELVKAAEEESLATITSHTIMFHPVLFTPVTADQDKIEQVLVNLINNAVKYSPHNSVINVACVTVNGRAHVSVSDEGMGIPAKDLPHIFNRFYRVESEATKSTKGFGIGLFISKDIIESHGGKIGVESVVGKGSTFWFELPVDPTPQ, encoded by the coding sequence ATGGTTGACGCACTTCCAATAGGCGCGGCAATATTTTTAGGTAGTGAACTTACTATTGGCGCGGTTAATTACCAAATGCTGAAAATTTGGTCAAAAGATATCTCGGTAATAGATAAGACTTTACACGACGCAATTCCTGAAATTCGAGATCAGGGGTTTAATAAATTATTAGTGGACGTTTTGAATACTGGTGAAGAATATCATGAACCAAATGGTAAAGCGTTTATCTTTGAAAACGGCAATCAAGTACTTAAGTACTTTGACTTTTCATTTAAAGCTCTCAAGGACGCAAACGGTAAAATTTATGGTGTCGTTAATACTGCTGTCGAAACATCTGAAAAGGTGTATTATCAGGAAAAACTAGAGCAAGCGAATGAAGAGTTTTTGTCTTTAAATGAAGAGTTATCAGCGAGTAACGAAGAACTTAAGAGTGCATATGATGAAGTTGACGCCGCTTATAGAAAGTTGTCAATCACCGAGACGAAAGCACGAATGTTGCTTGAAGGTGCACCCACTGCTATTGGGTTAATTGACGCTGATAACTTCAAAATAGATAGTGCGAACGAAAAACTTCTCCAACTATGGCAGATAAACGATGCTGCGATAGGCAAATCGCTAGACGCGGTGTTAGATCAGGAAGTTAGTAGTGGTCTAATATCGATCATTCACCGTGTCAAACTGGAGCGAAAGTCGATCTACGGTCAAGATATAGAAGTCGCACAAAGAGGTGATATTTCTTTTTCGAGATACTTCAACTTTGTTTACCAGCCAGTTCTGGATGAGTTAGGAAACGTCATTAGTGTGCAGATCGTTGCAAACGATGTTACTGCTCAACGTAACTCAAAATTGGAAGTCGATAATGCCCTCATACAACTGAATCTTGCAAAAAAAGCGGCACATATCGGTGTTTTTGATTTGGATGTTGCATCCGACACGTTGTACTGGGACGAAAATTGCAGAAAAATTTTCGGAGTAAAGGCCAGTAAAGAAGTTCGTTATACCGAAGATTTTTTAAAAGGAATTGACCCGGAAGATCGAGAACTTTTTATAACGTCGATTAGAAATGCTTACAATGATAATCGTTACGAGGGCAGTTTTGATGTAGAACACCGTGTTATCGACGCCATGAGTGGCAATATTTGTTGGGTCCGAACAGTCGGACAAGTCTACTTCGATGAGGAAAATGTGCCGCAAAGATTTATAGGGACAATTGTAGACATCTCTGAATCTTACAAGGCGCGTAAGAAGTTGCAGGAAAATGAAGAAAAACTCCAAAATTTTAATGAAGAGCTTACCGTAATGAACGAGGAGTTGAATTCATTAAATGAAGAATATCAGGTAACAAACGAAGAATTAATTTCAACCAATGAAGAACTACTCGCGTTACAAGAAGAAAGAGACCGTCTTCACCAAGAATTAAGTATAAAAGAAGAGCGGTTACGCTTTGCGATGAAGGCCGCAGATGTGGGAACCTGGGATTTAGATGTCGCGAATAATTTGGTTACTTGGGACGACAGGTGTAAAGAACTTTACGGTTTTTCTAAAAATGATGTTGTGCCTTACGATGAGGTGTTACGGTACATGCATCCAAGTGACATGCCATTCGTCAATGAAGCCGTGAAGCGCGCATTAGATCCTTCTTCTAAGGGCAGTTATGATATCAAATTTCGCACTGTCGGCGCAGAAGATGGCCGTGTTCGATGGCTGCACTGCTGTGGCAAAGCATTTTTCAAAGAAGACGGTACGCCGTACCGATTTTCAGGAATTGCGCAAGATATAACCGAAACACAAGCACTTCTACGTGAAGTGGAGAGCACGAAAAACAATTTAAAATTTGCAATAGAAGCTGCAAATTTTGGAACATGGCATTTAAATACCAATACTAACAAACTCGACGTCAATGATCGGTTGAGAGAGCTATTTGCTTTACCAGACGACGGAGAGGTGACACGTGCTGACTGTGTTGCGATGATTACCGAAGACCATCGTGAAAGGGTTAGCAAAGCTATACAAGCTACAATCCAAAGTGGAGGCAATTATGATGTTTCTCATACCGTGCGTCGAAAAAATAGCGACGACGTTAGATGGTTACGTGCTGTGGGAAACGTTAAGGCTGATGAAGAGGGGAAATTAACAGCATTCACCGGTGTTGTACTGGATATAACGGAGCAAAAGCTGGATGAACAACGTAGAAGTGACTTTATTGGCATTGTCAGCCATGAGTTGCGTTCGCCATTAACTTCCTTAAATGGGTATCTTCAGATACTTACCATGAAAGCCAATAAAGCTGGTGATCAATCTACATTAGATCTCACCGGAAAATCCAGACGTCAGGTAGATCGAATGAGCGCGTTGATCTCAGGGTTTCTGGATGTCGCGCGGATTGGCGAAGGAAAGATTAAGCTTAACCTGAAATCGTTTGACATGGCAGAACTGGTGAAAGCGGCTGAGGAAGAGTCTTTAGCTACTATCACCTCTCATACGATCATGTTTCATCCTGTATTGTTTACACCAGTTACTGCAGATCAAGATAAAATTGAACAAGTTTTAGTGAACCTGATTAACAACGCTGTCAAATATTCGCCACATAATAGTGTTATCAACGTTGCGTGTGTAACGGTTAATGGAAGAGCACATGTAAGTGTCAGCGATGAAGGCATGGGTATCCCCGCAAAAGATTTACCGCATATTTTTAACAGATTTTATCGTGTTGAAAGTGAAGCTACCAAATCAACTAAAGGTTTTGGGATCGGGTTGTTTATCAGCAAGGACATCATTGAAAGTCACGGCGGGAAAATTGGTGTTGAGAGCGTAGTAGGTAAAGGCAGCACTTTTTGGTTTGAATTACCTGTAGATCCGACGCCACAATAA
- a CDS encoding PRTRC system protein B yields the protein MKNITEQFNAEFIPVKALLIFKQETAENNINGYNYKPKTEVYVESYDIGKNGKPINAHPLSLKEIGSLADVLQSGDDFKHGYLKSRNLLPANVLYLDQQRNGFAVWYTPPQDANLLFIDALNVPSGKFKLPALVWKAHSEKLSVYALKGKNKPNEKSKLYHAPFLNTYANGLVCMGTVNIAISKSECLENFMRLWQEYFFNSYFSHSINGNSTTLTDTTILWRTLAKSGADFPLKELKSTGYTIKDIIS from the coding sequence ATGAAAAATATAACTGAACAATTTAACGCTGAATTTATACCCGTTAAGGCCTTACTGATTTTCAAGCAGGAAACAGCCGAGAATAACATCAATGGCTATAATTATAAACCTAAAACAGAGGTCTACGTAGAAAGCTACGACATCGGTAAAAACGGCAAGCCAATCAATGCGCATCCGCTATCATTGAAGGAAATCGGCTCTCTTGCTGACGTATTGCAATCGGGGGATGATTTTAAACACGGGTATTTGAAAAGTAGAAACCTGTTACCCGCTAATGTGCTTTATCTCGACCAGCAACGAAATGGCTTTGCGGTATGGTACACCCCGCCACAGGATGCTAATTTGTTATTTATCGACGCGCTGAATGTACCATCAGGTAAATTCAAATTACCTGCTTTGGTATGGAAAGCGCACAGCGAAAAATTATCAGTCTATGCGCTGAAAGGTAAGAACAAACCGAATGAAAAGAGCAAGCTGTACCATGCGCCATTCTTGAATACCTATGCTAACGGCTTGGTGTGTATGGGAACGGTGAATATTGCCATCAGCAAAAGCGAATGCCTTGAAAATTTTATGCGCCTTTGGCAGGAATACTTCTTTAACAGTTATTTCAGCCATTCTATCAATGGTAATTCAACTACGCTGACCGATACTACCATTTTATGGCGTACGCTCGCAAAAAGCGGGGCGGACTTCCCGCTGAAGGAATTAAAATCAACAGGTTACACTATTAAGGACATCATCTCATGA
- a CDS encoding response regulator transcription factor, producing the protein MPNKILIVDDETDICDVLDIVLKEEGFQTSILTSGKPVYSSVLEDTPDLIIMDIRLGDMDGRDICRKIKESREIAKTPIILISASDNMSDKLDGPGAPDDFVAKPFDIEMLVQTVNRHLA; encoded by the coding sequence ATGCCTAATAAAATACTCATCGTCGATGACGAGACGGATATATGTGACGTCCTCGATATTGTTTTGAAAGAAGAAGGCTTTCAAACCTCAATATTAACTTCTGGAAAGCCAGTTTACTCTTCTGTGCTCGAAGATACACCTGACCTTATTATCATGGATATCCGCCTTGGTGATATGGACGGGCGTGATATATGTCGAAAAATTAAAGAGAGTCGAGAGATTGCTAAAACCCCAATTATTCTTATTTCCGCGAGTGATAATATGAGTGACAAGCTGGACGGCCCTGGAGCGCCGGATGATTTCGTTGCTAAGCCATTCGATATTGAGATGCTTGTCCAAACAGTAAATCGTCATTTAGCTTGA
- a CDS encoding PRTRC system ThiF family protein, whose product MKNQNARTTKPAAHIIPKELLQPYNPVTVNLIGAGGTGGQVLTALARMNHSLIALGHAGLFVRIFDDDTVSPANLGRQLFTTSETGQFKSVALINRINRFFGTNWKAETYQYSRKTTIEYSLTSATIIISCVDTVQARFEIAQVLSQSAKNHYSRDRGMYWMDFGNSRNNGQVILSTLGKIPQPVSERFRTVDTLPLITNEFNDLMEGADQNNEVPSCSLAEALTKQDLYINSALANCGASLLWQLFREGILFNRGLFLNLQDFRAQPMRIA is encoded by the coding sequence ATGAAAAATCAAAATGCACGGACAACAAAACCCGCAGCACATATTATCCCTAAGGAATTGTTACAACCTTATAATCCAGTTACGGTTAACTTAATAGGGGCGGGCGGAACTGGCGGACAGGTGCTAACGGCTTTAGCCCGAATGAACCATTCGCTTATTGCTTTAGGTCATGCAGGATTGTTTGTCAGAATTTTTGATGATGATACGGTCAGCCCCGCAAATTTGGGGCGACAGCTTTTCACAACATCTGAAACGGGGCAATTTAAATCCGTTGCCCTAATCAATCGTATCAACCGCTTTTTCGGCACGAACTGGAAAGCGGAAACGTATCAATATTCCCGTAAAACCACTATTGAGTATTCGCTCACCAGTGCAACAATTATCATTTCCTGCGTGGATACCGTGCAGGCAAGATTTGAGATTGCGCAAGTATTGTCACAATCAGCTAAAAACCATTATAGCAGGGACAGAGGTATGTATTGGATGGATTTTGGTAATAGCCGTAATAACGGGCAGGTCATTTTGTCAACGCTTGGAAAAATCCCCCAACCAGTTTCCGAACGTTTTCGAACAGTCGACACATTGCCCTTAATTACCAATGAATTCAATGACTTAATGGAAGGTGCCGACCAAAATAACGAGGTGCCAAGCTGCTCACTTGCAGAAGCCCTGACCAAACAGGACTTATATATAAACTCTGCATTAGCAAATTGCGGCGCTTCCCTGCTTTGGCAGCTTTTCCGTGAAGGCATTCTATTCAACAGGGGGCTGTTCCTCAATTTGCAGGATTTCAGGGCACAGCCGATGAGGATTGCTTAG
- a CDS encoding PRTRC system protein C: protein MKVNILKRVFIHKINGQDVRLADPNETFDIGAVQNFYAATYPVLTNAKINGPEIKDDEMQYRFDAVIGTKG from the coding sequence ATGAAAGTAAATATTTTAAAAAGGGTGTTTATACACAAAATAAACGGGCAGGATGTTCGCCTGGCTGACCCGAATGAAACCTTTGACATTGGAGCTGTGCAGAATTTTTATGCAGCAACTTATCCCGTATTAACGAATGCCAAAATAAACGGCCCTGAAATAAAAGACGACGAAATGCAATATAGGTTCGATGCGGTTATAGGAACCAAAGGTTAG